One part of the Mycolicibacterium aromaticivorans JS19b1 = JCM 16368 genome encodes these proteins:
- a CDS encoding molybdopterin-dependent oxidoreductase — translation MSADWQPTACILCECNCGIVVQTSVQDGVRTLARIRGDKDNPASQGYTCNKALRLDHYQNNRARLTSPMRRRPDGSYEQIDWDTAITEIAEGFRGIADAYGGEKIFYYGGGGQGNHLGGAYSGAFLKLLGSRYRSNALAQEKTGEAWVDFQLYGGHTRGEFEHAEVSVFVGKNPWMSQSFPRARTVLNDIAKDPARSMVVIDPVLTDTAKMADFHLRVRPGTDAWCLAALAAVLVQENLCDDVFLAEHVHGADEVRAVLATVPIAEYAERSGVDVELVRATARRIAAADSVAVFEDLGVQQAPNSTLCSYLNKLLWILTGSFAKPGGQHLHSSFAPLFSLSGVGRSPVTGAPIIAGLVPSNVVPEEILTDHPDRFRAMIVESANPAHSIADSENCRAAFESLELLVVIDVAMTETARLAHYVLPAANQFEKPEATFFNFEFPRNEFHLRHRLFEPTPGTLPEPEIWSRLVRALGVVSEDDLRPLRDAARHGRDAYTQAFFTELAANPALGKALPFVLYETLGPTLPDGLAGAAALWGLAQKAAVTYPDAVRRAGHADGNALFDAILESKSGVTFSVHEYEDDWALISHPDRKIALVIPEMLDDIRALADDRPELTDPEFPIVLSAGERRAFTANDILRDPSWRKRDADGALRVSVEDAVALGLVDGGRVRITTAAGSAEATVEISATMMAGHAALPNGFGLDYVDADGQRRVPGVAPNALTSTDWRDPYAGTPWHKHVPARLEAVSSKLVTAR, via the coding sequence ATGTCCGCTGACTGGCAACCCACCGCCTGCATCCTCTGCGAATGCAACTGCGGCATCGTGGTGCAGACCAGCGTTCAGGACGGGGTCCGCACCCTGGCCCGCATCCGCGGCGACAAGGACAACCCGGCCTCGCAGGGCTACACCTGCAACAAGGCGCTGCGCCTCGACCACTATCAGAACAACCGGGCGCGGCTGACCTCCCCAATGCGCCGCAGACCCGACGGCAGCTACGAGCAAATCGATTGGGACACCGCGATCACCGAGATCGCCGAAGGTTTCCGCGGAATCGCCGACGCCTACGGCGGGGAGAAGATCTTCTACTACGGCGGCGGCGGTCAGGGCAATCACCTGGGCGGCGCCTACAGCGGGGCCTTCCTCAAGCTGCTCGGTTCGCGATACCGGTCGAATGCCTTGGCGCAGGAGAAGACCGGCGAGGCCTGGGTTGATTTCCAGCTGTACGGCGGGCACACCCGCGGCGAGTTCGAGCATGCCGAGGTGTCGGTCTTCGTCGGCAAGAATCCGTGGATGTCGCAGAGCTTCCCGCGGGCTCGCACCGTGCTCAACGACATCGCCAAGGATCCGGCCCGCTCGATGGTCGTTATCGACCCGGTTCTCACCGATACCGCCAAGATGGCCGACTTCCACCTGCGGGTGCGGCCCGGCACCGACGCCTGGTGCCTCGCGGCGCTGGCCGCGGTCCTCGTGCAGGAAAACCTCTGCGATGACGTGTTTCTCGCCGAGCATGTGCACGGCGCCGACGAGGTACGCGCCGTGCTGGCAACGGTGCCGATCGCCGAGTACGCCGAACGCAGCGGTGTGGATGTGGAGTTGGTGCGCGCCACGGCCCGTCGCATCGCCGCCGCCGATTCGGTCGCGGTGTTCGAAGACCTCGGCGTGCAGCAGGCACCCAACAGCACCCTGTGCTCCTACCTCAACAAGCTGCTCTGGATCCTGACCGGCAGTTTCGCCAAACCCGGCGGACAGCATCTGCATTCGTCGTTCGCGCCGCTGTTCAGCCTCAGCGGTGTCGGACGCTCCCCGGTTACCGGTGCGCCGATCATCGCCGGGCTGGTTCCGTCTAACGTGGTGCCCGAGGAGATCCTGACCGACCACCCAGACCGATTCCGCGCGATGATCGTCGAGAGCGCCAATCCTGCTCACTCCATCGCAGACTCGGAGAACTGCCGCGCCGCGTTCGAATCGCTGGAACTGCTGGTGGTGATCGACGTGGCGATGACCGAGACCGCACGGCTGGCCCACTACGTGCTGCCGGCGGCCAACCAGTTCGAGAAACCGGAAGCCACCTTCTTCAATTTCGAGTTCCCGCGCAACGAATTCCACCTGCGCCACCGGCTTTTCGAGCCCACTCCCGGAACATTGCCCGAACCGGAGATCTGGTCTCGGCTGGTGCGGGCGCTCGGTGTGGTCAGCGAGGACGATCTGCGCCCGCTGCGCGACGCGGCCAGACACGGCCGCGACGCCTACACCCAAGCCTTCTTCACCGAACTCGCCGCCAATCCGGCGCTGGGTAAGGCGTTGCCGTTCGTCTTGTACGAGACTCTGGGCCCGACGCTGCCCGACGGGCTGGCCGGCGCGGCCGCGCTCTGGGGGCTGGCCCAGAAAGCCGCCGTCACCTACCCCGACGCCGTGCGCCGGGCCGGGCACGCCGACGGCAACGCGCTGTTCGACGCGATTCTGGAGAGCAAGTCCGGGGTGACGTTCAGCGTGCACGAGTACGAAGACGACTGGGCACTGATCAGTCACCCCGACCGCAAGATCGCGCTGGTGATCCCGGAGATGCTCGACGACATCCGCGCGCTAGCCGACGACCGGCCGGAACTGACCGACCCGGAGTTCCCGATCGTGCTGTCCGCCGGCGAGCGCCGGGCGTTCACCGCCAATGACATCCTGCGGGATCCGTCCTGGCGTAAGCGCGATGCCGACGGTGCCCTGCGCGTCAGCGTCGAAGACGCCGTAGCGCTCGGCCTGGTCGACGGAGGCCGCGTCCGGATCACCACCGCCGCGGGCAGCGCCGAGGCCACCGTCGAGATCAGCGCGACCATGATGGCCGGGCACGCCGCACTGCCCAACGGGTTCGGTCTCGACTACGTCGACGCCGACGGGCAACGCCGCGTTCCGGGGGTGGCGCCGAACGCGCTCACCTCCACCGACTGGCGAGATCCCTACGCCGGGACACCCTGGCACAAGCACGTGCCTGCGCGGCTGGAAGCTGTGTCGTCGAAGCTCGTCACGGCCAGATAA
- a CDS encoding TetR/AcrR family transcriptional regulator: protein MTSPRERMVASAALLIRERGAQSTAIADVLAHSGAPRGSAYHYFPGGRAQLLSEAVDYVADFVADKLAKASNSLEMLDGLTRFYRKNLLETDYRAGCPVVAVAVESGEPDNANPVIDRAAEAFTRWNDLIAARLMADGIAKDRADEMAVTTTAALEGAIVLARAARDTKPLDIVHRQLRDLLEAELPT from the coding sequence ATGACGAGCCCCCGGGAACGGATGGTCGCCTCCGCCGCACTGTTGATCCGCGAGCGCGGAGCGCAGTCCACCGCTATCGCCGACGTCTTGGCGCACAGCGGGGCTCCGCGCGGCTCGGCATACCACTACTTTCCCGGCGGGCGCGCTCAATTACTCAGCGAGGCAGTCGATTACGTCGCTGACTTTGTGGCGGACAAGTTGGCCAAAGCCTCCAACAGCCTCGAGATGCTCGACGGGCTGACCCGCTTCTATCGCAAGAACCTGCTCGAGACCGACTACCGCGCCGGCTGCCCGGTGGTGGCCGTCGCCGTCGAATCCGGGGAGCCGGATAACGCCAACCCGGTGATCGACCGGGCCGCCGAGGCGTTCACCCGCTGGAACGACCTGATCGCTGCGCGCCTGATGGCCGACGGAATTGCGAAGGACCGCGCCGACGAGATGGCGGTGACCACGACCGCCGCGTTGGAAGGCGCCATCGTGCTCGCCCGAGCGGCGCGCGACACCAAACCGCTCGACATCGTCCATCGGCAACTGCGCGACCTGCTCGAAGCCGAACTGCCCACTTAG
- a CDS encoding thioesterase family protein: MSYFSRVSGHSYRANEHAGGAWNLAEQHIAPSFGLLAHAIETDRDARGNGHLAVARLSYDILGTVPVGVVEEVEVRVLRPGRTIELVEATLTHQDRAVVLARAWLMKGYDTSALRGSGLRPIPSPAEMPEWDPSAVWPGGFIASAEVRRAEERPGRAVYWVRTAVPLLDGEQVSPLARAAGLLDIANGMAVLVDPREVAFPNLDLTAHFFAEPAGEWVGFDTAVSIGPTGIGLTHSIIHDATGPIGAVSQSLTVRPGSGIG; this comes from the coding sequence ATGTCGTACTTCAGCCGGGTGTCCGGTCACTCCTACCGCGCCAACGAGCATGCCGGCGGCGCGTGGAATCTCGCCGAACAGCACATCGCCCCGTCGTTCGGACTGCTCGCGCACGCCATCGAAACCGACCGGGACGCCCGCGGGAACGGACATCTGGCGGTGGCGCGGCTGAGCTACGACATCCTGGGGACGGTGCCCGTCGGTGTCGTCGAGGAGGTCGAGGTGCGGGTGCTCCGGCCTGGCCGAACCATCGAACTCGTCGAAGCCACTCTGACGCACCAGGACCGCGCGGTGGTGCTCGCGCGAGCCTGGCTGATGAAGGGTTATGACACGTCGGCGCTACGCGGCAGCGGTCTGCGGCCCATTCCGTCGCCGGCGGAGATGCCGGAATGGGATCCGAGTGCGGTGTGGCCGGGTGGTTTCATCGCGTCGGCCGAGGTGCGACGTGCCGAGGAGCGACCAGGCCGAGCCGTCTACTGGGTGCGCACTGCGGTGCCGCTGCTCGACGGCGAGCAGGTGAGCCCGCTGGCCCGCGCGGCGGGATTGCTCGATATCGCCAACGGGATGGCGGTGCTGGTGGATCCGCGCGAGGTGGCGTTCCCCAATCTGGATCTCACCGCGCACTTTTTCGCCGAGCCGGCTGGCGAGTGGGTGGGCTTCGACACCGCAGTGTCGATCGGCCCCACCGGAATCGGATTGACGCACAGCATCATTCACGACGCAACCGGCCCGATCGGTGCGGTGTCGCAGAGCTTGACCGTCCGGCCCGGTTCCGGAATCGGGTAG
- a CDS encoding PaaI family thioesterase → MTAPRSLRELFDQLGLQVVEATDDTVVLEMPVDERTTNTAGGLQGGLIATMADVAAGQLASRATPFGFGIATTDLFVRYLRPIKVGPARAVAKILRTGKRSVVVQVDIHRGEDNELAATSTINFAAV, encoded by the coding sequence ATGACCGCACCGCGCTCGCTTCGGGAGTTGTTCGACCAGCTCGGCCTGCAGGTCGTCGAAGCGACGGACGACACCGTCGTCCTGGAGATGCCGGTGGACGAGCGCACCACGAACACCGCGGGTGGACTCCAGGGCGGACTGATCGCCACGATGGCCGATGTGGCCGCCGGGCAGCTGGCCTCCCGCGCCACCCCGTTCGGGTTCGGCATCGCCACCACCGACCTGTTCGTCCGCTATCTACGGCCGATCAAGGTCGGCCCGGCCCGCGCGGTGGCCAAGATCCTGCGCACCGGCAAGCGTTCGGTGGTGGTGCAGGTGGACATCCACCGCGGCGAGGACAACGAGCTGGCCGCGACCAGCACGATCAACTTCGCCGCGGTCTGA
- a CDS encoding elongation factor G-like protein EF-G2, with protein sequence MADKTNTSQAARSAPAADSPAAIRNVVLVGPSGAGKTTLVESLLVASGVLPRAGSVVDGTTVCDFDDAAIRQQRSVGLALAPIPHDGIKVNLIDTPGYADFVGELRAGLRAAECALFVIAANEEVDEATKRLWHECDDVGMPRAVAITKLDHARANYDTALRAAQDAFGDKVLPLYLPTEAGLVGLLSGSQYDYRAGTRTVHPPDDTYTARIDEHRGALIEGIIEESEDESLMERYLGGEVIDETVLIEDLERAVGRGAFFPVIPVCGGTGVGTVELLEVAARGFPSPPEHVLPEVYTPHGVARGGLSCDPDGPLLAEVVKTTSDPYVGRVSLVRVFSGTIRPDTTVHVSGHFSAFFEANTHADHDEDERIGTLSFPLGKQQRAARQVVAGDICAIGRLTRAETGDTLSDKTDPLLLKPWTMPEPLLPVAIAARAKTDEDKLSVGLQRLAAEDPTLRIEQNPETHQIVLWCMGEAHSSVVLDALASRYGVNVDTVEVRIPLRETFGGPAKGHGRHVKQSGGHGQFAVCDIEVEPLPQGGGFEFVDKVVGGAVPRQFIPSVEKGVRAQMERGVHGGYPVVDIRVTLVDGKAHSVDSSDMAFQMAGGLALREAAAAARIDVLEPVDEVTIDVPDDLVGAVMGDLSGRRGRVLGTEQARENHTLIRAEVPQAELTRYAIDMRSLTHGAASFTRSFARYEPMPETAAAKVQV encoded by the coding sequence ATGGCCGACAAGACGAACACTTCCCAGGCCGCCCGATCGGCTCCCGCCGCGGACAGTCCGGCCGCCATCCGCAACGTCGTGCTCGTCGGCCCGTCCGGTGCCGGCAAGACCACGCTCGTCGAAAGCCTTCTTGTCGCCTCCGGCGTCCTCCCACGGGCCGGCTCGGTGGTCGATGGCACCACGGTGTGCGATTTCGACGATGCGGCCATCCGCCAACAACGCTCGGTCGGGCTGGCCCTGGCACCCATCCCACACGACGGGATCAAGGTCAACCTGATCGACACCCCGGGCTACGCCGACTTCGTCGGTGAGCTGCGGGCCGGCCTGCGCGCCGCAGAGTGTGCGTTGTTCGTGATCGCCGCGAACGAGGAGGTCGACGAGGCGACCAAGAGGCTGTGGCATGAATGCGACGACGTCGGAATGCCACGCGCGGTGGCGATCACCAAACTCGATCACGCCCGCGCCAACTACGACACCGCGCTGCGTGCGGCGCAGGATGCCTTCGGCGACAAGGTCCTACCGCTGTACCTGCCCACCGAGGCAGGTTTGGTCGGATTGCTGTCGGGCAGCCAGTACGACTACCGGGCCGGCACCCGGACCGTCCATCCGCCCGACGACACGTACACCGCTCGGATCGACGAGCATCGTGGCGCCCTGATCGAAGGCATCATCGAGGAGTCCGAGGACGAATCGCTGATGGAGCGCTATCTCGGCGGTGAGGTGATCGACGAGACCGTGCTGATCGAGGATCTGGAGAGGGCCGTCGGGCGCGGCGCGTTCTTCCCCGTCATCCCCGTCTGCGGTGGCACCGGGGTCGGCACCGTCGAGCTGCTCGAAGTCGCCGCCCGCGGCTTCCCGTCACCGCCCGAGCACGTTCTGCCCGAGGTCTACACCCCGCACGGCGTGGCCCGCGGCGGCCTGTCCTGCGATCCGGACGGACCGCTCCTGGCCGAGGTGGTCAAGACGACGTCGGACCCCTATGTCGGCAGGGTCAGCCTGGTCCGGGTGTTCTCCGGCACCATCAGGCCCGACACCACAGTGCATGTGTCGGGCCATTTTTCGGCCTTCTTCGAGGCGAACACGCACGCCGATCACGACGAAGACGAACGCATCGGCACACTGTCGTTCCCGTTGGGTAAGCAGCAGCGCGCCGCCAGGCAGGTGGTGGCGGGTGACATCTGCGCTATCGGCAGACTCACCCGAGCCGAGACCGGAGACACGTTGTCGGACAAGACAGATCCGCTACTGCTCAAACCGTGGACCATGCCGGAGCCGCTGCTGCCGGTGGCGATCGCCGCCCGCGCCAAGACCGACGAAGACAAGCTTTCGGTCGGCTTGCAGCGGCTGGCCGCCGAGGACCCGACGCTGCGCATCGAGCAGAACCCCGAAACTCATCAGATCGTGTTGTGGTGTATGGGCGAAGCGCACTCCAGCGTGGTGCTCGACGCGCTGGCGAGCCGTTACGGCGTCAACGTCGACACTGTCGAAGTCCGGATCCCGTTGCGTGAGACCTTCGGTGGTCCTGCCAAGGGCCACGGCCGCCACGTCAAGCAGTCCGGCGGACACGGCCAGTTCGCGGTGTGCGACATCGAAGTGGAGCCACTTCCGCAGGGCGGCGGCTTCGAGTTCGTCGACAAGGTCGTCGGCGGCGCGGTTCCCCGCCAGTTCATCCCGAGCGTCGAGAAAGGGGTGCGCGCCCAGATGGAGCGCGGCGTGCACGGCGGCTATCCCGTCGTCGACATCCGGGTGACGCTGGTCGACGGCAAAGCGCACAGCGTCGACTCCTCCGACATGGCGTTCCAGATGGCCGGCGGGCTGGCGTTGCGGGAGGCCGCCGCGGCGGCCCGCATCGATGTGCTCGAACCGGTCGACGAGGTCACCATCGACGTGCCCGACGATCTGGTCGGCGCGGTGATGGGCGATCTGTCCGGTAGGCGGGGTCGGGTGCTGGGCACCGAGCAGGCCCGCGAGAACCACACTCTGATCCGGGCCGAGGTGCCGCAGGCGGAGCTGACCCGGTACGCGATCGATATGCGCAGCCTCACCCACGGCGCCGCGTCGTTCACCCGGTCCTTCGCCCGCTACGAGCCGATGCCGGAAACCGCGGCAGCGAAGGTCCAGGTCTAG
- a CDS encoding adenylate/guanylate cyclase domain-containing protein: MTASRLKVRYALALVLAQILAGVELTALVMPLRHELVPQAETVFGTDTLIASVTLSVFGFAGSIGYAILVVDRRLRWFTAGEPPTHRDQVFVERFLRHQSALLAAIWLISGTIMFVINRDGGAAAAWLIGMLVLFGITTSAGAALLLIQRPMRPITAAVMGPAPGRDTAPGVLPRLLLMWLMSSALPSIGIAVVVLMRASGWIIQKNASIEIPVIVLSVISVLVGLRGMAIVALSISDPVHDVVAAMAKVERGQIGTRVDVYERSEIGRLQSGFNRMVAGLAERDRLRDLFGRHVGTDVALRAVSDADSLTGEVREAAVLFVDLVGSTQLAQSSSPAEVAGVLNDFFQIVVDSVDERHGLINKFQGDAVLAVFGAPLPSPRAASDALATARALTVALRRLPVVDFGIGVSAGRVFAGNIGAEHRYEYTVIGDAVNEAARLADRAKATGERALCSNAALTNADTAERAHWVEYASEVLRGRLEPTRMSAPTA; this comes from the coding sequence ATGACGGCGAGCAGGCTGAAGGTCCGCTACGCCCTCGCCCTCGTGCTCGCGCAGATCCTCGCGGGCGTCGAGCTGACCGCGCTGGTGATGCCGCTGCGCCACGAGTTGGTGCCCCAAGCCGAGACCGTCTTCGGAACCGACACCCTGATCGCCTCGGTCACGCTGTCGGTGTTCGGCTTCGCCGGATCGATCGGCTACGCGATCCTGGTCGTCGACCGCAGGCTGCGCTGGTTCACCGCGGGTGAGCCGCCAACCCATCGCGATCAGGTGTTCGTCGAGCGGTTCCTGCGTCACCAGTCGGCGCTGTTGGCGGCCATCTGGTTGATCAGCGGCACCATAATGTTCGTCATCAACCGCGACGGCGGCGCCGCCGCGGCCTGGCTGATCGGCATGCTGGTGCTGTTCGGCATCACCACCTCGGCGGGCGCCGCGCTGCTGCTGATCCAGCGGCCCATGCGCCCGATCACCGCGGCTGTCATGGGGCCGGCGCCCGGGCGCGACACCGCACCGGGCGTGCTGCCGCGGCTGCTGCTGATGTGGCTGATGAGCAGTGCCCTGCCCAGCATCGGGATCGCGGTGGTGGTGCTGATGCGCGCCAGCGGCTGGATCATCCAGAAGAACGCGTCGATCGAGATTCCCGTCATCGTGCTGTCGGTGATCTCGGTTCTGGTCGGGCTGCGCGGCATGGCGATCGTCGCGCTGTCCATCTCAGACCCGGTGCATGACGTCGTCGCCGCCATGGCCAAGGTCGAGCGCGGCCAGATCGGGACCCGGGTCGACGTCTACGAACGTTCCGAAATCGGGCGGCTGCAAAGCGGTTTCAACCGCATGGTGGCCGGGCTTGCCGAACGCGACCGGCTGCGCGATCTGTTCGGCCGCCACGTGGGGACGGACGTGGCGCTACGCGCGGTCAGCGACGCCGACAGCCTCACCGGCGAGGTTCGGGAGGCGGCCGTGCTGTTCGTCGATCTGGTCGGCTCGACGCAGCTGGCGCAAAGCAGTTCGCCGGCCGAGGTGGCCGGGGTGCTCAACGACTTCTTCCAGATCGTCGTCGATTCGGTCGACGAACGGCACGGCCTGATCAACAAGTTCCAGGGCGACGCGGTGCTGGCGGTGTTCGGTGCGCCCCTGCCCAGTCCCCGCGCGGCGTCCGACGCGTTGGCGACCGCCCGCGCGCTGACGGTCGCGCTGCGGCGGCTTCCCGTCGTGGACTTCGGCATCGGGGTGTCGGCCGGACGGGTGTTCGCCGGCAACATCGGTGCCGAGCATCGCTACGAGTACACGGTGATCGGCGATGCGGTCAACGAGGCTGCGCGCCTTGCCGATCGGGCCAAGGCCACCGGCGAGCGCGCGTTGTGCTCGAACGCCGCCCTGACCAACGCCGACACCGCTGAGCGTGCGCACTGGGTGGAGTACGCCTCGGAGGTGCTCCGCGGCCGGCTCGAGCCGACCCGAATGTCAGCGCCCACCGCCTGA
- a CDS encoding TIGR03619 family F420-dependent LLM class oxidoreductase, translated as MKFGIPLGGVHPGLWRDLTVRAEELGYESVWLPEHLVLPAEMSGSPHHGDSHPPIPPQTPMFDAIAYLSYLAGQTSTIRLGTYVYNIGLRHPFVSARAATTLDVVSDGRFDFGIGASWLREEWDAAGLDFGSRGARVDEALEVCRALWTEPTVEHHGRFFDFDAVAFEPKPVQPGGPPIHVGGDGLPAMRRVARFGSGWIPMNHTLDQIPGSVQKLSALWAEHGRIGKPEVTASAPADAPADVRRAADAGIDRMIVMPWRRTREALDGIARFADAVLNPSRR; from the coding sequence GTGAAGTTCGGGATTCCACTGGGTGGCGTTCACCCCGGCCTGTGGCGGGACCTGACGGTGCGGGCCGAGGAGTTGGGCTACGAGTCGGTGTGGCTTCCCGAGCATCTGGTGCTGCCCGCCGAGATGTCCGGCAGCCCCCATCACGGCGACAGTCATCCGCCGATTCCCCCGCAGACGCCGATGTTCGACGCGATCGCGTACCTGTCGTATCTGGCCGGCCAGACCAGCACGATCCGACTGGGCACCTACGTCTACAACATCGGCTTGCGCCACCCGTTCGTCAGCGCCCGCGCGGCCACGACGCTGGACGTCGTCTCGGACGGCCGGTTCGACTTCGGGATCGGCGCCAGCTGGCTGCGCGAGGAGTGGGACGCCGCGGGTCTGGACTTCGGCAGCCGCGGCGCCCGCGTCGACGAGGCGCTCGAGGTGTGCCGCGCGCTCTGGACCGAGCCGACCGTCGAGCACCACGGCCGGTTCTTCGACTTCGACGCCGTCGCCTTCGAACCCAAGCCGGTGCAGCCGGGCGGACCGCCGATCCACGTCGGAGGCGACGGCCTGCCCGCGATGCGCCGGGTTGCCCGGTTCGGGTCCGGCTGGATCCCGATGAACCACACCCTGGACCAGATCCCCGGATCGGTGCAGAAGCTCTCGGCGCTCTGGGCTGAACACGGACGGATCGGAAAGCCCGAGGTGACCGCGTCGGCCCCGGCCGATGCACCCGCAGATGTGCGCCGCGCGGCCGATGCGGGCATCGACCGGATGATCGTCATGCCGTGGCGGCGTACCCGCGAGGCGCTCGACGGCATCGCCCGCTTCGCCGATGCCGTGCTGAATCCATCGCGGAGGTGA
- a CDS encoding SDR family NAD(P)-dependent oxidoreductase translates to MTITPSDILLTGQVAVVTGGGTGIGRGIAAGLTQFGATVAIWERDADSCAATAAELGVLGIVADVRDSGQVDAALARTRDELGPVSILVNNAGGVFASPLLDTSENGWDALYKANLRHVLLCTQRVARQLVEDARGGSVISVTSIEGVRAAPGYAAYSAAKAGVVNYTRTAAFELAPHGIRVNAIAPDITVTEGLLALSPNGIRPELSQAVPLGRLGDVDEIASAAVFLASDMARYITGQTLHVDGGTQAAGGWYHAEGGARFGPA, encoded by the coding sequence GTGACGATCACGCCGTCGGACATCCTGCTGACCGGCCAGGTGGCGGTGGTGACCGGCGGTGGGACCGGCATCGGTCGGGGGATCGCTGCCGGGCTCACGCAATTCGGTGCGACGGTCGCCATCTGGGAACGTGACGCCGACAGCTGCGCGGCGACCGCGGCCGAGCTGGGGGTGCTCGGCATCGTGGCCGACGTTCGTGACAGCGGACAGGTCGACGCCGCACTGGCGCGTACCCGCGACGAGCTCGGACCGGTCAGCATCCTGGTCAACAACGCCGGCGGGGTATTCGCCTCCCCCCTGCTGGACACCAGCGAAAACGGTTGGGACGCTTTGTACAAGGCGAACCTTCGACACGTTCTGCTGTGCACGCAACGGGTGGCCAGGCAGCTGGTCGAGGACGCCCGCGGCGGCAGCGTCATCTCCGTGACCTCCATCGAGGGGGTCCGAGCGGCACCTGGATACGCGGCCTACTCCGCGGCGAAGGCCGGGGTCGTCAACTACACCAGGACGGCGGCCTTCGAACTGGCGCCGCACGGTATCCGGGTCAACGCCATCGCACCCGACATCACCGTCACCGAGGGCCTGCTGGCGCTGTCGCCGAACGGGATACGGCCCGAACTGAGCCAGGCCGTTCCGCTGGGCCGGCTCGGTGATGTCGACGAGATAGCCTCGGCGGCAGTCTTTCTCGCCTCGGACATGGCGCGCTACATCACCGGTCAGACGCTGCACGTCGACGGCGGTACCCAGGCTGCGGGCGGGTGGTACCACGCCGAGGGCGGCGCACGGTTCGGGCCGGCCTGA
- a CDS encoding YoaK family protein, with protein MQSKLAAPTTSRRTIAALLSLTAGTGVIDAVSYLGLGHVFVANMTGNIVFLGFAANPSSGLSAWMALIALGAFMFGALVGGAVGHRVAASPTWPMSVLLVQAALLGVVAATAGVFGISTVGRPVIVATLAFAYGLQNSTARRMAVADLTTTVLTLTVTGLAADSRVAGGPGAKPVRRLASIATMLAGAVAGALLVQVSVALTIAVAAGCVLVSAVLFGVDRRADS; from the coding sequence ATGCAGAGCAAGCTCGCCGCACCCACCACGTCGCGGCGCACCATCGCGGCACTGTTGAGCCTCACCGCGGGCACCGGGGTGATCGACGCCGTGTCCTACCTCGGGCTCGGTCACGTCTTCGTCGCCAACATGACGGGCAACATCGTTTTCCTCGGTTTCGCGGCAAACCCCAGCTCTGGGCTGTCGGCGTGGATGGCGCTGATCGCGTTGGGCGCGTTCATGTTCGGCGCACTGGTGGGCGGCGCCGTCGGTCACCGCGTGGCCGCGTCGCCGACGTGGCCGATGTCGGTGCTGCTGGTGCAGGCGGCGCTGCTCGGTGTCGTCGCGGCGACTGCCGGCGTCTTCGGCATCTCGACGGTGGGCCGCCCGGTCATCGTCGCGACGCTGGCGTTCGCGTACGGCCTGCAGAACAGCACGGCCCGGCGGATGGCGGTCGCCGACCTGACCACCACGGTGCTGACGCTGACGGTGACGGGACTGGCTGCCGACAGTCGTGTTGCGGGAGGCCCGGGCGCCAAGCCCGTCCGCCGGTTGGCCTCGATCGCCACGATGCTGGCCGGTGCGGTCGCCGGGGCGCTGCTGGTACAGGTGTCGGTGGCGTTGACCATCGCGGTCGCCGCCGGGTGCGTGCTGGTGTCCGCGGTCCTGTTCGGCGTGGACCGCCGCGCCGACAGCTGA